A single window of Mycobacteriales bacterium DNA harbors:
- a CDS encoding ABC transporter substrate-binding protein, translated as MRRERRSLNRYGLAAAAAAMALLVAACGSSSSGGGGGSPGSGGGGTSGLTIPTANDAVPTSVGKTEGKLNIVAWEGYAQPQWVKPFETATGCQVNAKYAGSSNEMVSLMAHGGGGQYDLVSASGDADLRLIYGGDVRPININLIPQWKNFHPFLQNPPFNTIDGKHYGTSYEFGPNVLLYNTKDFPTAPTSWSVLYNPKYKGKLTVPDNPIQIADAALYLSKAQPSLGITDPYELTQPQFNATVALLKRQQPLIKKYWDLASQEITLFQSGTTIAGAAWPYQTNTLQAAHAPVADTIPQEGATGWADTWMLATNAPDPNCAYKWMQWVTTPKVQAQQAVYFGETPANKLACSYMNKESKGSCAAYHENAPEAYFNSIKFWKTPLAQCGNGKSDCVPYIKWESAWTQITG; from the coding sequence ATGAGGCGCGAGCGGCGAAGTCTCAACAGGTACGGCCTCGCGGCTGCAGCTGCCGCGATGGCCCTGCTGGTCGCCGCGTGCGGCTCTAGCAGCTCGGGTGGTGGGGGTGGCTCGCCGGGATCCGGCGGTGGCGGGACGTCGGGGCTGACCATCCCGACCGCCAACGACGCGGTCCCGACATCGGTCGGCAAGACCGAGGGCAAGCTCAACATCGTCGCCTGGGAGGGATACGCCCAGCCGCAGTGGGTCAAGCCGTTCGAGACCGCCACCGGCTGCCAGGTCAACGCCAAGTACGCCGGCTCGTCCAACGAGATGGTCTCGCTGATGGCGCACGGCGGCGGCGGGCAGTACGACCTCGTGTCCGCATCCGGCGACGCCGACCTTCGGCTGATCTACGGCGGCGACGTGCGCCCGATCAACATCAACCTGATCCCGCAGTGGAAGAACTTCCACCCGTTCCTGCAGAACCCGCCGTTCAACACGATCGACGGAAAGCACTACGGGACGTCGTACGAGTTCGGGCCGAACGTGTTGCTCTACAACACGAAGGACTTCCCGACTGCACCCACGTCGTGGTCGGTGCTCTACAACCCGAAGTACAAGGGCAAGCTCACCGTCCCCGACAACCCGATCCAGATCGCGGACGCGGCGTTGTACCTGTCGAAGGCGCAGCCCTCGCTCGGGATCACTGACCCTTACGAGCTGACCCAGCCGCAGTTCAACGCCACCGTCGCGCTGCTGAAGCGGCAGCAGCCGCTGATCAAGAAGTACTGGGACCTGGCGTCGCAGGAGATCACGCTGTTCCAGAGCGGTACGACGATCGCCGGCGCGGCCTGGCCGTACCAGACGAACACCCTTCAGGCTGCACACGCCCCGGTCGCCGACACCATTCCGCAGGAGGGCGCAACCGGCTGGGCGGACACCTGGATGCTCGCGACCAACGCGCCGGACCCGAACTGCGCGTACAAGTGGATGCAGTGGGTGACGACCCCCAAGGTGCAGGCTCAGCAGGCGGTGTACTTCGGCGAGACGCCCGCGAACAAGCTCGCCTGCTCGTACATGAACAAGGAGTCGAAGGGCTCGTGTGCGGCGTACCACGAGAACGCACCCGAGGCCTACTTCAACTCGATCAAGTTCTGGAAGACCCCGCTCGCCCAGTGCGGCAACGGCAAGAGCGACTGCGTGCCGTACATCAAGTGGGAGTCTGCCTGGACGCAGATCACGGGCTGA
- a CDS encoding ABC transporter permease: protein MSTLAAGRPTTASGGRHRIDAALWRRAWLRATLTLSPPLVWFLVIYLASLVVMLITAFWSVNPFTNALVHSWNLANFRQIFTSTYLHIIGRTVGMAALVTITDVLVAFPFAFYMARLASPRVRNLLFAAVLLPLWASYLARVYAWIVILQNGGVLNWTFAKVGLGSPHLGYTNTAMWIVFSYIWLPYMIVPVFGALERIPNSLLEASADLGARGARTTWRVILPLALPGVVAGSIFTFALTLGDFITPILIGGARSQFIGNVIYSNIGVAGNLPFAATLAMVPIVIMIIYLVGARLLGAFREF, encoded by the coding sequence TTGTCGACGCTCGCGGCCGGCCGTCCGACGACAGCGTCGGGGGGCCGGCACCGGATCGATGCGGCGTTGTGGCGTCGCGCGTGGCTGCGCGCGACGCTGACGCTGTCACCGCCGCTGGTCTGGTTCCTCGTGATCTACCTGGCCTCGCTCGTGGTCATGTTGATCACGGCGTTCTGGTCGGTGAACCCGTTCACGAATGCGCTCGTCCATAGCTGGAACCTGGCCAACTTCCGGCAGATCTTCACCTCGACGTACCTGCACATCATCGGGCGCACCGTCGGCATGGCGGCCCTGGTCACGATCACCGACGTGCTCGTCGCGTTTCCGTTCGCGTTCTACATGGCCCGGCTGGCCTCGCCGCGGGTGCGCAACCTGCTGTTCGCCGCGGTGCTGCTCCCGCTGTGGGCGAGCTACCTCGCCCGGGTGTACGCGTGGATCGTCATCCTGCAGAACGGGGGAGTGCTCAACTGGACCTTCGCCAAGGTCGGGCTCGGCTCCCCGCACCTCGGCTACACGAACACCGCGATGTGGATCGTGTTCAGCTACATCTGGCTGCCGTACATGATCGTTCCGGTGTTCGGCGCTCTCGAGCGGATCCCCAACAGCCTGCTGGAGGCCTCCGCCGACCTCGGTGCGCGCGGCGCACGGACCACGTGGCGGGTCATCCTGCCGCTCGCGCTGCCCGGCGTCGTCGCGGGGTCGATCTTCACCTTCGCGCTGACCCTCGGCGACTTCATCACGCCGATCCTGATCGGCGGCGCGCGTTCGCAGTTCATCGGCAACGTCATCTACTCGAACATCGGCGTCGCGGGCAACCTGCCGTTCGCGGCGACGCTCGCGATGGTTCCGATCGTGATCATGATCATCTACCTGGTGGGCGCGCGCTTGCTCGGCGCGTTCCGGGAGTTCTGA
- a CDS encoding ABC transporter permease → MGSRAGAVLLRVWVVLVLLFLFMPIATVILYAFNKSNVQAWPIPGLSTKWFSVAWHDPQVRSALWLSVKAGLCATAIAVVLGSAAAFGVHRFHFFGREAVSLLLVLPLALPGIVTGIALNSTFNFAGIDLSLMTIVIGHATFCIVVVYNNVIARLRRVPGSLVEASMDLGARPWQTFRFVTLPTISTAVVSGALLAFALSFDEVIVTTFTAGAQNTLPLWIFGAIRLGQQLPEVNVVVMAVLVLTVIPVTISVRLTGRAGIYR, encoded by the coding sequence ATGGGCTCGCGCGCGGGTGCGGTCCTGCTGCGGGTGTGGGTCGTGCTGGTGCTGCTCTTCCTGTTCATGCCGATCGCGACCGTCATCCTCTACGCGTTCAACAAGTCGAACGTGCAGGCCTGGCCGATCCCGGGCTTGAGCACGAAGTGGTTCTCGGTCGCCTGGCACGACCCGCAGGTGCGCTCGGCCCTGTGGCTGTCGGTGAAGGCCGGGCTCTGCGCCACCGCGATCGCCGTCGTGCTGGGGTCGGCGGCGGCGTTCGGCGTGCACCGGTTCCACTTCTTCGGCCGCGAGGCGGTGTCGCTGCTGCTGGTGCTTCCGCTCGCCCTGCCCGGGATCGTGACCGGCATCGCGCTGAACTCGACGTTCAACTTCGCCGGCATCGACCTCTCCCTGATGACCATCGTCATCGGCCACGCGACCTTCTGCATCGTCGTCGTCTACAACAACGTCATCGCGCGGCTGCGCCGCGTGCCGGGGTCACTGGTCGAGGCCTCGATGGACCTCGGGGCGCGACCGTGGCAGACCTTCCGGTTCGTGACGCTGCCGACGATCTCCACCGCCGTAGTCTCCGGCGCGCTGCTGGCCTTCGCGCTGTCCTTCGACGAGGTCATCGTCACGACCTTCACCGCCGGCGCGCAGAACACCCTGCCGTTGTGGATCTTCGGTGCGATCCGGCTCGGTCAGCAGCTGCCCGAGGTCAACGTCGTCGTGATGGCGGTGCTGGTGCTGACGGTCATTCCGGTGACGATCTCCGTGCGCCTGACGGGTCGCGCCGGCATCTACCGCTGA